From Triticum aestivum cultivar Chinese Spring chromosome 7B, IWGSC CS RefSeq v2.1, whole genome shotgun sequence:
tatagatcacctttcctatacccttcaaagactagagatttgtcagattccattagtacaaggcaacgatattttccaaatatcacaatcatatttaagtaacaaagcattgagacagacattaagttgaatccaagggattcaacaagcatcactttatccatgtgttgatcctttgagattgcaactctacctagacccaatactttgcctttaccagtgtcagcaaatgtgatttgactcttgtcggatggacgtaaggttgagtccatgagaagactttgatcgccagtcatatgattagtgcatccgctgtcaataatccattctgaagcttttggtgtaccctacagtgcagttagagggataggcttcacaatgtattttgtcaagcataagcatttgatgcacacttggattatcacagcatagatgaaggttagcacacagtatgacaggtaagcgattcatatgtggaatacatattaagttattttatcatgcgtccctttgtgttttaggtccccaacaattatatcggacgccattgattgctggctggagaccacattctgcaaaagagagttaattcttcttcaccacccacattttcaggggtggcttagaagcaatgagtctaagtgcagcatctgagaatttcggctttgaagccctagcaaatagccttgcaggagatgaatgatactcatgtgaataagcagaaaagttcttagttctatgaacatagcgatttgaagacacacgctcatattcatgagtctgagtatgatttccctgcaaaacattggcgttagggtgactcaagtgagtcctgtgttcgtaagtagccgttggaccatatgatgcctttggtctggggtttgtcttcttccctggtggtgtcatgatgacattcactggaagattctcaaggcagcttttgggaacccagatcttcttcataggaggtcccttcctgcagttagtaccaatatacctggcaaacacttcaccattctgatttttgaacagtttatagtttgcatcaaaggattcatcaatgataataggattagcacaggtaaatccagataaagtagatggatccacttaaggttcctttgcagcaacccatgtggttttgggatactgctcaggcttccagtaggaaccatcagcattcattttcctctcgaacccaacaccctctttcctagggtttcggttcagaatctgctttttgaggacatcacaaagtgtctgatgccctttcagacttttatacatccctgtttcaagcaatgtcttcaacctagcattttcatcagcaatagtagtggtatcctcagaagaggggttagttaccacattagtagttgaagacagagcaacagtagcagcagtggaacattcagcaatagaggtagcattatcacgctcaatgcattttaagcatggttgttcaaattcatcctgagcgggactgatctgttgagcgcgaaatgactcattctctttttgaagatcttcatgagtcactttcagtttctcaagctcttgcttcctttgaagataatcataggagagcttttcataagtggttgagagcgtctcatgaagactttcaagttcttaatacttagcatgaagattttttatgtcttcaactaaggactgtgaacgtgtcatttctgtgtccaacaggtcatcgcttttgtctaatagtttttgagtatgttccatagccctttgttgttcagtagcaattttagcaagtgttttgtagctgggtttagattcacaatcagagtcatcttcacttgatgtttgaaagtaagcatcgcgcgattttaccttggcaccgcgtgccatgaagcagtaggtgggagcaggatcgtccttttCATCATCAgtgttggtgtgggagtcattgtcttcagtgttgaagatggactttgcgacagaggctgtggctagagccagacttgcaacgccagagtcggaatcagcttcagattccacctctgcctcctcagaagtagactcctcctctgaatccatttccttgccaacaaaagcacgagccttgccagatgatctcttcttgtgagatgaagaccttgatgaggacttggaagaagacttcgaagatttcttcttcttcttgtcatcggaatcatattccttgctcttcttcttcttcttctcattgtcccactgaggacactcagagatgtagtgcccaggcttcttacacttgtgacatgttctcttcttgttgtcttgagtggaagcttcatcatttcttgaactggatcgtgaagactttctgaagcccttcttcttggtgaatttcaggaacttcttcacaagcatagcaagctcccttccaatgtcttcaggatcgtcaaaaccgcagtcagattcttcttcttcagatgaggaaacaactttttccttcaaagcacgagttcggccatagttggggccatagatgtctcttttcttagaaagctggaactcatgtgtgttgagcctgtcaagtatatcagacggatcgagtgtcttgaagtcaggacattcttgtatcatgagggcaagggtgtcaaaggaggtgtcaagtgatctcagcagtgtcttgacaatttcatgcttggtgatctcagttgcaccgagagcctgaagctcatttgtgatgtcggtgaggcgatcaaacgtgagctggacattttcattgtcgtttttcttgaagcgattgaagagattgcgaagaccactgatcctctggtctctctgtgtagagacgccttcattgaccttggacagccagtcccagactagctttgacgtttccaaagcactcacacggccatactgtcctttggtcagatgaccacagatgatgttctttgcagtcgagtccagttgaatgaacttcttgacatcagtaggggtgacaccttcaccagttttgggaacgccattcttgacgacataccagaggtcgacttcaatggcttcaagatgcatgcgcatcttattcttccagtagggatattttgTTCCAtcaaacacggggcaagcagcggagactttgattatccctgcagtcgacatagctaaactccaggtggttaaaccgaatcacacagaacaagggagtaccttgctctgataccaattgaaagtgctagttatcgactagagggggggtgaatgggcgatttttatgaaagtcttcaaaacatggaagtttcgaagacaaacaatagaaacaacctaattgatatgcagcggaggataaactacaacaagcaagccataatcaagtatgcaatagcattaacgttcgaagactaatagcagctaggtagtaggatcagaatggaagatagtatgaagccaatcaacaatagtagtcaagcaatgaagtcaatcagataagaagaTAAGCAATGATTTCacaaagacaaactcaaagtaaaggagggaagagatagaactagttgcttgttgaagacacaggatttgttggaccagttccagttgctgtgacaactgtacgtctggttagggaggctgagattcaactcagaagaccgtgtcttcaccttattccccttgagctaaggacacccagtcctcgcccaatcactctggtaagtcttcaaggtagacttccaaaccttcacagactccattcacccggcaatccacaatgactcttggatgctcagaacgagacgcctaaccggctagaggatgcacagtcctcgagtgtaataagtcttcaggtcacacagacagaaagacttcagtgatgcctaacactctttggctctgggtgtttgggctttgtcctcgcaaggatttctctctctcaaatgcttcgaggtgggttgatctcaaacgacaaaagccgtatattaactctgagcagccaccaatttatggtgtagggggtgggctatttatagccactaggcaacccgacctgatttgtccgaaatgaccctgggtcactaaggaactggcacgtgttccaacggtcagatttcaaacacacacggcaactttacttgggctacaagcaaagctgactcatccaactctggataagatttgctctcattgtcttcgctcgaagacataggatttgggttgagcatcacttcagtcactctgacttagttcacttggaccccacttaacagtacggtggttcccatgactcaacaaagaagaaaaggaaacaacgaaaccacacagtcttcgtgctccatagtcttcacgcaatgtcttctcatgtcatagtcttcaatatgaatatcttctcataccaccattgtcgtcaatgtcttcatacatttttaggggtcatctccggtaggtaaaccgaatcaatgagggacactacctgcgttatcctgcaattctcacaaacgcattagtccctcaaccaactttgtcatcaatacaccaaaaccaactaggggtggcactagatgcacttacagagggcccagagatacctctccgacaatcggagtgacaaatcctaatctcgaaatacgtcaactcaacaagtaccttcggagacacctgtagagcacctttataatcacccagttacgttgtgacgtttggtagcacaaaaagtgttcctatggtaagcgagagttacataatctcatagtcataggaacatgtataagtcatgaagaaagcaatagcaacatactaaacaatcaagtgctaagctaacgaaatgggtcaagtcaatcacatcattcttctaatgatgtgatcccattgatcaaatgataactcatatctatggttagaaaactcaaccatttttgatcaatgagctagtcaagtagaggcatactagtgacattatgtttgtttttgtattcacacatgtattatgtttccagttaatacatttctagtatgaatactaaacatttatcatgatatgaggaaataaataataattttattatttactctagggcatatttccgtcatATCTTACCAGCCAGCCCTTTGTGATCAACATATAGCTGAAAATGTGGGAACTAAGGAATAACAACTGACATGCTTAGGGTGTTTATATCTCTATCAAGAATCCTTAGGCCAATATCCAAATTCATACCAGGGAGCAGCCAATACACATTACATTTGTCCATATCATATCCTAAATTCTGCGAGAAGTCCTTTATCCAAAGTGGGGACTATGTGTCAACTTCACAACCACCAAAATAATCAACTTTTCCATCAATATAACTCTTGTTCGACCGAAATCCACAAAACCATCCACCATAATTGATTTCCACAGAGAATGCCTCTTTAGTTGCTCCTATGATTACAAATCAAAACAGTTTGTCACATTGCAATCTATCTTTTACAGAAGAATATTCTAAAAAAGAGTTCTTTCGGCATTCCTGTGAACAACCCTAACCTCAAATCAGAGCAAGCAGTTCGAGAAAGTTAAAGTAAAAGTGTAAATTAAACTAAATCAATGCCCACAGCGAGTGATTGCGACAGATTAGATGAGCTACGGGATGATAGCGAAAAACAGTTATGGTTCTTACCATAAGATGGAGGAGGATCTCCCTCTGGCCGGCGCACTGGGGCATCTTCATGGACGCCTGCTCGGATTACCCTCTGGATCGACTCTCGTCGCCGCAAAGAAGAAATCCATCGCTGCCACCATCGTCGATCGACTACCATGTCACCAAACTAGGGTGAAAGAGGAGAGGGGCCCTGAATGTGAGGGCATAGATCGGGGATTTTTTGTTGCAATTTACCTCGTGTAGGTGGCTCCTGAGTCGACGTGGCATGGGTCAGCACGCCATGTGAGCAGGCCAGCGAGCGCTAATGGAAAAAGGGACCTCAGGCGAACCACTTACTATAGAATTAGGACCTAAAGGTGCATTTTGAAAGATATAGGACTAAAGTGACACCGCGCCGAAACTTTTAGGACCTTCAGTGTATTTAACTTTTTTTTATACTCCCACATTTTTAGATGAGAAAGATATTTTTTAGTTTCACAAAAGTATAGACTTGGTCCCACAAGATTTTGGTAGACATTTGGTCCTTCAAGTCTCAAAGCCAGATAAGTTTGGTCCAAAACTAGATTTTGAGCATGTTGATCGGGTTAtgttgtgaatcaaagaggcccataAAGGTTATGTTTTGGCACATTGTGTCCCTTCTACATTCTTTGACTATTGCATATTGTAATTATCTTCTAATTCACTATGCTCCCTAATGTTGAAGCTCTCTCATTCAATCAAAGTGTTCAATTTTGAATCTGGTTCACAATTTTGACTGTGTCAACGATTTATCAAGAATCCTTCTCCTTCAAatgaggtgttcaattttgaatTTGGGTCACAGTTCTCTTTAATTCGCTATGCTCCCTAATTCTAGAGCTCTCCCATTTAATAGAAGTGTTAAATATTGATTTTGGTTCATAATTTTGACCCGATCAATGAATTTTAGAGAGCTCTCTCATTTAATTTGATGTTTTTGATTTTGGATTTGGTAACGATTTTGACTCGACCAGTGATTTTTCAAATCAATCGACAACAACCAGCCTATAAAAGCACATAGATCCGGCCCACCTTTTCACCACATAGAAAAAAGCATCAATATTTGACAATAGAGAATCAAATTATTACATGCGACCATCAGTACAAGCCACTCCCTATATGAGTATGAAAATTAATTAGAAGATAACATAAAACATAAGTGCCAAGAAGATGCACCAAAAACACTACATTATCTTCCCCAAATGCCAAGCCaaataataaaagaaaaatgaaatcccAACAACATCAATAGCGTAGGAAGCACGCCCAACCTTCCTAGTACAAACTATGTCACATCTTACAAAGTAACTAAGGTTCTCGTTTCTAATTCCAGTTTTGCtaagtcttagtcgactgagacttcatCATGTCTGAGTCGATACTATATTATTATTTTTGGAATGAAGGCTCAAGAAGATTCTaattttgaattaacaaagccatcaaccggtcaGGATTACAGAACTACAACTTACAACAGGAAAGAAAAAGTGAAATTAAAGATGCAATGTGCTCTGTAGAACAACTCGAAGGCAATGAGCACACAAACACCAAGGGCATCAAACGCCGTTGTGCCGAAACTAACTAACCTACTAAGGGCAACTAACCCAACAATGTGCAAAATTAAAGCGGCATCAATTCCAACCCAACAATGTAGGTAAAGAAAAGTTTGccacagaagaaaaaagaagagcaaCCAACGATGTTCAAAGAGTTAAACGGGCATCAATTCCGACATTAGTCGGCACGTTCATCTCTCGCTGCACCGCAGGAGAGGACAGCGCGCTCGTGGTCGTGGAAGATAAACACCACGCCGGCCGCCCGGCAGGAGCACCGACGCGCGCCATGACTTGCTCTCCCTCCACCTACTCAGGCCTCGGCATCGCCACTGCTGCCGTGCCATCGCGGGACACGGGCGCCGAGGGATTCGTCTCGTCCCTGCGCAACCAGGACGAGGTCGACGCGGTGTGCGAGAAGTACGACGTACCCAAAGAGTTCACCGCGCGCCCCGCCGGCGACCGGCGCGCGAACTCCACGACGACGCCGAGGACCATCTGCGCGTACGCGAGCGCGCTCAAGGCCGGGATGCGCGTCCCGCTGCACCGCTTCTTCCGCGAGGTGCTCGCCCACTTCGGCATCGCGCCAGCGCAGCTCACGCCCAACGGGTGGCGCACCATGGCGGGCTTCCTGGTGCTCTGCCGCTCCGCCGGCGTGCCGCCTTTGCTCGCGGTGTTCCGGCGTTTCTTTGTGATGTCCAGCCTCTGCGAGGAGCACGAGAAAGGCTGGTACGTTTTCCGGCCCAGGCGGGACAGCTCCGGCTTGCGCTTGAGGGGTTTGCCGAAGCCGGATGCCAACTCCATCACGTGGAAACACGAGTTCTTCTTCCTCTCGTCGCCGGAGTCGTGGCCTTGCGCCGTGGAGTGGAGCGAGCGGTCCAACCGCTCCTCCAGCAACCCGGTACCGGTGCTCACCGTTGAGGAAAGCCAGTCGATGCTGAAGCTGCTAAGTGCTCACGGTGGCGCCGCTGTTGATCTCAGGAAACTGCTCCCTGCTACGTGcccacggcggcggcggagtctCCGCAACACCAACCTTGCTGCCGCCATGATAACCACAgcatcctccccgccgccgccgccgccgccgccttcctcaaCTCGTATGACTTCCTGTTCCAAATCCCTCTGATTCCCCTGTTTCATCGAGCCCTGAGGATGGTGTTGCGTGCTATCTAGGTACGGATCCCTCCGTCCATGACACAAGCGGGGAGGAGGCGGAGAAGGCCGCCGCGCAAGCGTCGGCGTCGGCGAAGAAGAGGACTTGGGAGGAAGCCAACGGCGGGGAGGAGGTTTCGCCTCTTTCAGTGCTGTCCAACGTGCGCTCGCCACCTCCACAGCATTTCCCCAGCAGGCACGACAGAGATACCACCAAGGCTGCACGGGAGCTGCTGCACCTGCATGGCGCCGACGCGCAGCCGCTGGAGCGCGCGTTTGCGGCGAACGAGCCTTCCGACGACGCAGCAATTTGGCAGGTATTGCCAGCAAATGCCATGGGAAATCGTTCGATTGGTAAGTTCTTGTCGGGAGATCATCTTTTTTGTGTTCAGGCTGCGAACTACACGCTCGAGCTGGAGCAGAAACTGGTGGCCAGCGAGCGCGAGGCTGCGGCGCTGCGGGAGCAGTTGGAGAAGGCCAAAGCCGAGCTCGCCGCGGCCAAGCGAACGGCGGAAGCGGAGGTGGTGAAGACGAAGGCCGAGCTCGTCGCGGCAAAGCAAGCGGCAGAGGCCGAGCTCGCGGCAAAGCAAGCGGCAGAGGCCGAGGCGGTGAAGATGAAGGCCGAACTCGCCGCGGCCGTGGCGGAGGCGGTGAAGACGAAGGTCGAGCTGGCCGCCGCGAAGCGTGCCACGGAGACAGAGACGGCTAAGGCGAACGCCGAACTCGCCGCGGCGAACCGGGCCGTGGAGGCGGAGCTGGTGAAGGCGAAGGCCAAGCtcgccgcggcggaggcggagctggaGAGCGCCAAGGCAGCGACGGCGGTGCAGGAGCTTCTGGCCTCGGAGGAGAAGGTGCGGCGGGGCGCGGAGCTCGCGCTGGAGGGGTACGAGCGCTGGCGAGGCCGTCACGCTCCGGCTGGCCGTGCGGTTTGNNNNNNNNNNNNNNNNNNNNNNNNNNNNNNNNNNNNNNNNNNNNNNNNNNNNNNNNNNNNNNNNNNNNNNNNNNNNNNNNNNNNNNNNNNNNNNNNNNNNNNNNNNNNNNNNNNNNNNNNNNNNNNNNNNNNNNNNNNNNNNNNNNNNNNNNNNNNNNNNNNNNNNNNNNNNNNNNNNNNNNNNNNNNNNNNNNNNNNNNNNNNNNNNNNNNNNNNNNNNNNNNNNNNNNNNNNNNNNNNNNNNNNNNNNNNNNNNNNNNNNNNNNNNNNNNNNNNNNNNNNNNNNNNNNNNNNNNNNNNNNNNNNNNNNNNNNNNNNNNNNNNNNNNNNNNNNNNNNNNNNNNNNNNNNNCCGTGCGGTTTGAGTAGTAGCTCGttcattgtttttttttttttAGAAATCATATTGCGCGTTGATCGTTCTCCTCTATGCGATCGAGTAACGCAGAGTTGTAGAACGATTCTATCCGGGAGATCACCAAATTTTGTAGCTGCAGGTTCGTCAGATAGACAATGCAGCAGCCATGCTAAACTAGCCTACAAAAACTTCTTACTCCGGTTTGAGACTAGTCATAATGGATAGTACTCTCTCCGattccaaaatagatgacacaTTGTTCTAGTTTCTTCTATGCTAACATCAATGTGGTTTCTCATTTTTGAAAAGGTGATATGTGGGCTTGTGAGGCTATCAATAGTTGGTTGGCAATGGATCTAGGAGGTGATGTGATGTTAAAATTTGCTACCTGAGTCATCGACCGAGATTGAGGTGCGAACTCTTGTCAACGTGTTTTCAGTCAGATGAACGCGTACTTTAGTTCAATAGTTCAGATGATCAAAAGTCATCTGCTCAAGAAGTTTGGACCTTTGATAAAACTAAAGGAATGGTTTAATGAGGAGATCGTTTGGTGCTCAGATGAACTAAAGGAATGGTTTCATGAGGACATCTTTTTGGTGCTCAGGAGCATCTGCGCTGTCATGAACAATAAATTCGGGGTTTTCTCTGGAGAGAAATTTGGATTTATTTTTACACCGGAGATGCTTGAGTGTGCTAGGACTGTGCAAAATTTCATGGACAAATAACATTCCATGAGTTCTCAACAAGAAGAACAAAATTGACTCTCAAGGAACTTGGAAAAAAGACACTTTCGAGACCTCTTTTTTGTGTACGGCTCCTCGAATGTGATTTCACCATGAAAATTTGCAGGCTCCCAACACACTCAAACTCAAGCATCTTCAGTGCAAAAACATTTCATGATTGTTGTTTATGTTTGCTAGTTTTTTGAATTTAATGTTCGTGAGCTTAGTCTCGTCTATGGATTATTGTGGTTTAGTCGGGAGATATatatcacaaaaaatattatgGTTTGATATTTGATATATCCGTGTTGGCACTCTCTCATGTTTCTTTAGGATCCTCTCTTCTGTTTCTATGTGGATGGCCATATGCACGCATAGAAATGAGAATCAAAAGAGAAATGTAAGTGTTATTGGGAATAAATGTTGTTTATTGTTAAAAAAAGAAGTTCTTGCGCCGTCCTCACTTGAGTGTATACGGCAAGGTTTGCTACACGGTCAGTCAGAGGAAAGTCTTGTCGCCATTCCTCTTCTCTGAGCAAGTATTTTCTGTTTGAGTTAAATTTTTTTGTTTGAGTTAATTACACACATGATACATAATCTTGTACCGTGATAACAATATCAAACATGATCTTGAAAGTTGAAAACCCCATAAAAATGATACAAAAACATACTTAACCACACACTTTGATACATTTGCGTCAATTCTAACATCATTCCGT
This genomic window contains:
- the LOC123157614 gene encoding uncharacterized protein, whose protein sequence is MTCSPSTYSGLGIATAAVPSRDTGAEGFVSSLRNQDEVDAVCEKYDVPKEFTARPAGDRRANSTTTPRTICAYASALKAGMRVPLHRFFREVLAHFGIAPAQLTPNGWRTMAGFLVLCRSAGVPPLLAVFRRFFVMSSLCEEHEKGWYVFRPRRDSSGLRLRGLPKPDANSITWKHEFFFLSSPESWPCAVEWSERSNRSSSNPVPVLTVEESQSMLKLLSAHGGAAVDLRKLLPATCPRRRRSLRNTNLAAAMITTASSPPPPPPPPSSTRTDPSVHDTSGEEAEKAAAQASASAKKRTWEEANGGEEVSPLSVLSNVRSPPPQHFPSRHDRDTTKAARELLHLHGADAQPLERAFAANEPSDDAAIWQAANYTLELEQKLVASEREAAALREQLEKAKAELAAAKRTAEAEVVKTKAELVAAKQAAEAELAAKQAAEAEAVKMKAELAAAVAEAVKTKVELAAAKRATETETAKANAELAAANRAVEAELVKAKAKLAAAEAELESAKAATAVQELLASEEKVRRGAELALEGYERWRGRHAPAGRAVICGLVRLSIVGWQWI